A single region of the Zootoca vivipara chromosome 2, rZooViv1.1, whole genome shotgun sequence genome encodes:
- the LOC118081321 gene encoding zinc finger and SCAN domain-containing protein 2 isoform X2 has translation MQTWEKDSGPDLCAQVVALAEDFLLRRQEPNGEAQNAPELSEKNLLDSKKAQEDKQAEVVEEYDGETALLVDESDSENEEGVLPAERPERRNPTRISLEEVILGKLFPVEEGPPGNVPTTDFATEKPFECSECGKHFSTSSHLINHKRVHTGEKPYKCLSCGKSFTERGNLLKHQRTHTGEKPYGCSDCGKAFGISSQLISHKRVHTGEKPYECSDCGKSFCTSSQLVRHSRVHTGEKPYECSACGKTFSQRSYLVGHERTHTGEKPFECSQCGKWFSHRSDRLRHEKIHTGEKPHKCADCGKGFNQKGSLVTHQRTHTGEKPFECSECGKSFNDRGYLITHRRTHTGEKPYECLDCGKSFSRTSHLTVHKKTHGRERP, from the exons ATGCAGACTTGGGAAAAGGACTCTGGCCCAGACCTCTGTGCCCAGGTGGTAGCCCTAGCTGAGGATTTCCTCCTGAGACGGCAAGAGCCTAACGGAGAGGCACAAAAC GCGCCTGAGCTCTCAGAGAAGAATCTTTTGGATTCCAAGAAGGCACAGGAAGACAAGCAGGCAGAGGTGGTGGAAGAATATGATGGGGAGACTGCCTTATTAG TTGACGAGTCCGACAGCGAAAACGAAGAGGGGGTCCTCCCAGCAGAAAGACCCGAGCGCAGAAACCCCACCCGGATATCGTTGGAAGAAGTCATCCTCGGGAAGCTTTTCCCAGTGGAAGAAGGGCCTCCCGGCAACGTGCCCACGACAGACTTTGCCACGGAGAAGCCGTTTGAGTGCTCCGAGTGCGGGAAGCACTTCTCTACCAGCTCCCACCTCATCAACCACAAGCGcgtccacacaggggagaagccctacaagtgcttgAGCTGCGGGAAAAGCTTCACGGAGCGAGGCAACCTCTTGAAGCACCAGAGgacccacacgggcgagaagccctacgGATGTTCCGACTGCGGGAAAGCCTTTGGCATCAGCTCTCAGCTGATCAGCCACAAGCGAgtgcacacgggggagaagccctacgagTGCTCGGACTGCGGGAAGAGTTTCTGCACGAGCTCGCAGCTCGTGCGCCACAGCCGggtccacacgggcgagaagccatACGAGTGCTCCGCCTGCGGGAAAACCTTCAGCCAGAGGTCATACCTCGTGGGGCACGAGAGGacgcacacgggcgagaagcccttcGAGTGCTCGCAGTGCGGGAAGTGGTTCTCGCACCGCTCCGACCGCCTGAGGCACGAGAagatccacacgggcgagaagccccaCAAGTGCGCCGACTGCGGGAAGGGCTTCAACCAGAAGGGCTCCCTTGTCACGCACCAGAggacccacacgggggagaagcccttcGAGTGCtctgagtgtgggaagagcttcaacgATCGGGGTTACCTTATCACACACCGGAGaacccatacaggggagaagccctacgaGTGCCTggactgcgggaagagcttcagccgcACGTCCCACCTGACCGTGCATAAAAAGACACATGGGAGGGAGAGGCCGTAG
- the LOC118081321 gene encoding zinc finger and SCAN domain-containing protein 2 isoform X1, with the protein MRRGSDKEKEHLFTIPFQEMQTWEKDSGPDLCAQVVALAEDFLLRRQEPNGEAQNAPELSEKNLLDSKKAQEDKQAEVVEEYDGETALLVDESDSENEEGVLPAERPERRNPTRISLEEVILGKLFPVEEGPPGNVPTTDFATEKPFECSECGKHFSTSSHLINHKRVHTGEKPYKCLSCGKSFTERGNLLKHQRTHTGEKPYGCSDCGKAFGISSQLISHKRVHTGEKPYECSDCGKSFCTSSQLVRHSRVHTGEKPYECSACGKTFSQRSYLVGHERTHTGEKPFECSQCGKWFSHRSDRLRHEKIHTGEKPHKCADCGKGFNQKGSLVTHQRTHTGEKPFECSECGKSFNDRGYLITHRRTHTGEKPYECLDCGKSFSRTSHLTVHKKTHGRERP; encoded by the exons ATGAGGAGGGG ttCAGATAAAGAAAAGGAGCATCTTTTCACCATTCCATTCCAAGAAATGCAGACTTGGGAAAAGGACTCTGGCCCAGACCTCTGTGCCCAGGTGGTAGCCCTAGCTGAGGATTTCCTCCTGAGACGGCAAGAGCCTAACGGAGAGGCACAAAAC GCGCCTGAGCTCTCAGAGAAGAATCTTTTGGATTCCAAGAAGGCACAGGAAGACAAGCAGGCAGAGGTGGTGGAAGAATATGATGGGGAGACTGCCTTATTAG TTGACGAGTCCGACAGCGAAAACGAAGAGGGGGTCCTCCCAGCAGAAAGACCCGAGCGCAGAAACCCCACCCGGATATCGTTGGAAGAAGTCATCCTCGGGAAGCTTTTCCCAGTGGAAGAAGGGCCTCCCGGCAACGTGCCCACGACAGACTTTGCCACGGAGAAGCCGTTTGAGTGCTCCGAGTGCGGGAAGCACTTCTCTACCAGCTCCCACCTCATCAACCACAAGCGcgtccacacaggggagaagccctacaagtgcttgAGCTGCGGGAAAAGCTTCACGGAGCGAGGCAACCTCTTGAAGCACCAGAGgacccacacgggcgagaagccctacgGATGTTCCGACTGCGGGAAAGCCTTTGGCATCAGCTCTCAGCTGATCAGCCACAAGCGAgtgcacacgggggagaagccctacgagTGCTCGGACTGCGGGAAGAGTTTCTGCACGAGCTCGCAGCTCGTGCGCCACAGCCGggtccacacgggcgagaagccatACGAGTGCTCCGCCTGCGGGAAAACCTTCAGCCAGAGGTCATACCTCGTGGGGCACGAGAGGacgcacacgggcgagaagcccttcGAGTGCTCGCAGTGCGGGAAGTGGTTCTCGCACCGCTCCGACCGCCTGAGGCACGAGAagatccacacgggcgagaagccccaCAAGTGCGCCGACTGCGGGAAGGGCTTCAACCAGAAGGGCTCCCTTGTCACGCACCAGAggacccacacgggggagaagcccttcGAGTGCtctgagtgtgggaagagcttcaacgATCGGGGTTACCTTATCACACACCGGAGaacccatacaggggagaagccctacgaGTGCCTggactgcgggaagagcttcagccgcACGTCCCACCTGACCGTGCATAAAAAGACACATGGGAGGGAGAGGCCGTAG